The Brachypodium distachyon strain Bd21 chromosome 4, Brachypodium_distachyon_v3.0, whole genome shotgun sequence nucleotide sequence GGCCGGCGCCCGTGTTGGAAGACGGGGCGACCAAGGTGGTATGCCTCGCCCAGATGATCTCGGCGGACGCGGAGGACCTCCGAGACGACGAGCTGTACGAGGACCTTGTGGACGAGGTGGAGGACGAAGCGTGGAAATTCGGTCATCTGATGAGCGTCGTCATCCCGCGGCCCGGCCacgccccggcggcggcggccggagtcgGCAGGGTGTTCCTTGAATACGCGGACCTGGAGGGTTCCGACCGTTGCAAGACAAAGCTCCATTGGAGGTGGTTTGGTGGGAGGCGGATCGTCGCGGCGTTTTACCCCAAGGACAAGTTTGCTGGCGGAGACTACGATGTACCGGTGGATGAAAATTCTGCCCCTTGATAGAATACAAGGTGTTTTTGTGTTTCGAGTTTCTGCTTTACCGTGGATTCGACCAATAAATGTATAGGTTACATGTCATAACTTTGTTATAGTATATAATTCGTACTCTAGTTTTTATGTATAGGTTACTCTAGTTTTTATCATGAGTAGCTCATATAATAGTTTAATTGTTAGAGTCTTAATTCTTGAAATAGAGAAGCATGCTACATAATTCGTATTCACAATATAAGTTTTGAATAATTTTTGAATGCCTGAGTAGAGCTTTCCCGCGCTGGAAGATGGGGCAACCAAGGTCATATGCCTGACCTAGATGTTCTCCACAGAGACGACGAGCTGTACCGAGACCTTTCGGACGAGGTGACGGTTGATGCAAAGAATTTCGGTGATCTGGTGAGTGTAGTGATCCCACAGCCCGGCCCTAGCGACGGCACTCCGTTGGCCTGTTGGCCTGACACGGTGTTCCTTAAATACGCGGACCTTCACGTGGGGACGTAAGAGAGATGCCACTTCTGGTTCATTTGGGATTTACTAGTTCATAATTTTGgctcaaatttgaactacaagTGGGTTATTGGTGTGATCCTACTTGACACACTACCTTGATGGTTCGAACATTGCAAGACAACGCTGCATTCGAGGTGGTTTGGTGGGAAGCGAACCAGTGGTTTTCTACCGCGAGGATAAGTTTGCTGGCAGAGACTACGGCACACTAGTGGATGTAAATTAACTCTACTCGTCGATATAATAGAATACGCGCCGTAAAAAACTACCCCTTTTCTCCCAATTACGTGGCCTTATTTGCATTTTGAGTTTCTGTTTTACCGTCCGGTCAAGTTTGAGCAATAAAAGTGGGTAGATTACATGAGAACTATAgtgtactccatccgtttctaaatacttgtcgtagTTTTAGTgcatgacaagtatttagaaacagagggtGTAATTCGCATTTGAAATAAGTTTTATGATGAATAACTCATCGTATCATGGTtgtctaattaattaatggacAAAGTTTAATTCTTGAAATCGTGTTCGTCTTATTTTTTGTTAGAAAAGTGGAGTCTATACAACCAAGGGACACTCGTATACTCAGTCAGGCAGGCGTCAGGCTTTGGCGTCCAGCGGAGCGCCATCGCTAGGCCCTCCTCACATGCAGCAAGTCGAGAGATCAAAGCAATGCTGCAAGAAGAGGCAGGTTGCAAAAATCATCCGGCTTTCATCCCAGCAGCATTCAGTTTTGAATGTGCATCATCCGGAATTCCGGACGTTCCCATTTCGTCCCCTGCAgcgccaactccaccttcaGCATCTTCCCCCTCCTCGCCTGCATcgccccaactccaccaagcCCATCCATGTCGGTTCCTTCAGCCGGCACTCACGGGCCAACTCTCCGCATCGATCCGCTTGCAGTCACCGACAATGTTAACGCCATCTTCCACGGttccaccgccggcgccgccacagGTCGTGTGATAGCCGCACCTCGACCGAAGATCTCCGTCCCAGGTGACGCCTCCGCTAGTGGCTGCCCCGGCTGAAGCACCGCCCGTACGTGTTGCCTCCAGCGACGCCTTTGTCATGTGCACCACGGCTTGCTTGCTGTGTCTGCCCACCAGATGTTCGATAGAATGCTCGCGACGGGATTTGGAAATCTTAAGTGATCCTTGTCAGTAGTTAGAGGTGgtgaaatgatttttttttctttaaattaTGGAACATTTTGGAAAGGGAGACTTGCATCGATGGGAAATCTCCATGCCCAAACTCGCATGCAGAGGATATGTTCCTTAAAAAAGAACTCACAGAAGGAGTACGTTAGTGGTTATTATTATGTTTTGGAAGAAGGCTATAGCCTTTTCGAGTTCCTGGGAGTTAATACCACCATCAAGCCTGCATGCAACGCACGCTTAAATTTTTTGACAACCTTTCGGCTGCAGCATCCCTTCATAAATAGCCATTGCTTCTGGGTTGGAGTGCGTTGTTGTTTCAGTTCAATCCCTTGCAGCAGCTGGTGGAGTACAAGCACAACGTGTAGTAAGCTGCTgctacttcttcttcttctctcgcTTGATATGTGTGGGTAAAAGAGGATCATGTGTCCTTTTGTATTTCTGAGTACACCTGCCGACCTACAGCAGGCATATCTCTTCCATTTAGATGAGACTCATATTTCTTTGTACATGGTAATCTTGGCAGTTTTTAGGCCGGATTAGCCAGATCTGTGTCTATTTTGCTGCTATTCTTGTTCCTAAACAGAGTAAAGTTAATTAATTTCTCTATAATCCTGAAATATTTTAGAGCGGCATTAGTAATCTTGGGGTATCTTAGGGTTAACATGAATAAGTCACGCGAACATCTGACTTGATTCATGATCCATTTTGCAGTAAGGCTCCGGTCGAGATGAGCAATCCTTGCGAGTGCTGCAAGAGTAAGGTGAAGTTCATGACTCAGATGCATGGTAACTTTAAAGATAGCATGGTATGCTAGCCTTTTATCTTTGAGAATTTGGTATGTTAGTTTTAAATTTCAGTGGCCTGACTCGACTTTCTAGAGTTTGCCTGCATGCCTATTTTGAGCCTTGGTTCGGTCACTGCTGCAGGTCATACCAGAGTGGATCGTGAACCATTTTGGAGGTAAGATCTCAGGAACCATCAAACTAGAAGCCCCTAATGGTCAGATACATGATGTTGGAGTTGCCAAAGAGATGAACAGAACAGTCCTCCAGTCTGGATGGGAGGCATTTGTTGATGTCAATCAGATACAAGAGAACTTCTCCTTGATGTTTCGATGGATTGGAAGGTCCTGCCTTAAGGTTACCATATTTGATGCCAATGGTGAGGAGAGAATCTCGTGCTGCGCGGGGATGAAACATCCTACTTATGTTGAAAAAGCAAGCACCAATTGTGCTGATATTTCAAGCAATTCCCATGACGGTACTGCTCAGTCTTCAGATTCAGATGGACACTGCAGAGAACAAGGAAACAAGCCTGCAGTAGAATCTTCTTGCGATGAATTTTCAGGTTAAATTTTCCACACCTACTCCACGTCACTttttttgtataaaaatctatacaaatccacatcacttattttgagacggagggagtactattttgtTACTAGCCTTTAATAACTAAGGATCAATCTCTTACTCCCAAATCTCTTTTTAGAGCAGATTATAGTCCCTCTGAAAGCGAGTCTATGGAGTCGGATGATCTTCGGCTCTCAAAGGATTATGTCTTGTCAGGGCGATGCTATCTCACAGAAGAACAGGAGGATGAAATCAATGCGTTTGTCCGCAAAATTAAACCAGAAATTCCTTTGCTTGTAGTAATGATGAAGAAGACCCCTATGCTGGTACGTTGGGTTGAAATTCCGTGATGCGCTGCTAACTGCCTGTAGCTACATACACCTGTCTATACTGTTTAACAGCAAACCTCTAAAACATGTGTGTGGAACAATTAGCGGGATATTCActacagataaaaaaaaatcatgtctTGCTTTACAATTGAGATCAtgtgtattttttatttttaaaaaagcTGGTCATGACAGTATTAGTAATTAGTCTAAGCTACAACAGTACCACATATGTTATGCCGCTTTCTCTAATCAGGCAATAACTAAGGATTATGCACGTGCATACTTTCCACACAAAAATCAATCTGTCACACTCAAGCTGCCTGAGAACAGCAAGAATTGGAGATGCAGATTCTGCGTCAGACCTGGTGGAAGGGGACACCATCTTTATTTGTCTAAATTTGTCCATGACAATCTTCTTCGGGAGGGAGATCTCTGCCTCTTCCAGCCAATGACAGGGGTTAAGGCTACAAAGTTCACATTTATGTTCCATCTACTTGGCAGAGCTGGAAAAGCTGATATTGACTCAAACCACGGTAAGTTTGAGAAACAAGTGTAGGTTCTGTTGATATTTCAAGCATCTCTTTTCAGGATGATATTACATAAATTAACCATCAGCAAGTGAAACTTTTGCTAGAATGCTGCAATGCAATTAGTTACTCGTCATagtttgttttgttgttgattCTACTGTTGAAATTATTGGCAGGttccttcaaaaagaaaaagaaattcttGACAGATCACCAGGAGACTTCCTCCAAGATTCATTATATCTTGTCCGGCAGGTGCCAACTCGATAAAGAAGATGAGGTGGGAATAGAAGCTCTTATTGCAGAACTTCAACCTGAAATTCCTTTGCTTGTGGTTCGAATGTTGAAGAGCAGTGTCAACGGACCACACGCTTGTCTGGTAACTTGTCATCTTCCTATTGTGCAACTGGGTTACCCTATTGCTAGTTTATTAAAGATTTGTATGGCACACCTCATTTTGATTTGTTTcgctatatatttttttatttcgaCTAATAGATTTGAATTGTTCCACCAGCACATTCGATTTCCACAACTACTTTTGATTCGTTCACTTAATAACCATCAAGTGCTCATGAACATTTCATGATTTGCTCCAAGCACGCTTATATTTTTCTCACtaattatttgtttgtttcataTACATTTGTCTTAATTTTGAAACATTCTTCATAAGAAACACGATGCTTCAAACGAATTGTGATCAGTCTATAAGAGTACCTTAAAAGAGCTgcgatgtactccctccgttccataattcttgttgtgattttagttcaaatttgaaccatgacaagaattatggaatggagggagtagtagtttgTTGCAATTCTCTAGAAAACATTGACGGCCTGCACTGCAGCACATATATAGTTTTTCTGTAACACACAGAGATGGAAGATGAAAATATCATGAAAATTTGGACCATATCACTGTAAGATCAACAATATTTATTGCCTTGCTTTGTGTTTGAGACAAGGAACAATTAACCCATTTCGTCATTGTATTAATATCTCGTCATTGTATTAATTCCGCGTATGATCAGGTCATTTCTAAGGGTTATGCAACCGCGCATTTTCCTAGTGAAAGCCAAACCATCACACTTCAACTCCCAGgagggaagaagaagtggCATCCCCGATTCTACATCAGACGAGGCAACTCTGCATATGTCCTTTATGGGCAGTGGATAGACTTTGCCCGTGACAATCGTTTATGCAAGGAGGATCTCTGCCTCCTCCAACCAATCATCAAGGGCAAGGGGAGAAGATTCACAGTGATGGTCCATCTGCTTCCCAAAGCAAGAAGCACTAGTAGATCCAAGGGAAGAGATGGTGTTCTTGGGTTAAATAGTGGTGGAACAGGTATGAAAGCCACATTAACATCTGGTGTTAAGGACAAACCAGTTGACGGCATGTTCACTTACCATTGTTAAAATCAACTTGTGCTGGTTTGAGTTGCGTGTGTCTTCTTGTAGCCTCTAGAAGAAATTAAATGCAGTTCTCCAATTTGGACATATTTTCTCGTTTAATGATCTGATGCATCCTATCTACAGAAACATCGGATGATTCTAATATATCAGGATACGTGCTACTAGGCAGCAGCGCCCGTTTAACGTCTGCGCAGGAGAGCATAGTGGCGGAGAAGGTGAAGTCCATCCAATCTCAAGCGCCCATTTATGTGGCAGCCATAGACAAGAGCAATTATTCTAATTCCCTAGTAAGTTACAAATCCTTGTTCGTGATTCTTGGTTATTGCACTAGGATTTTCTAGCTCTTTGCCTATGTACGTTTTCTTGAATCCATTTTGGTGCTTGTGTTTCCTTTGCCATTGAACATAACATAGGCTGCTTCAAAAAGTCAAAATAAAACCTGTGGATGGCTGATTCCATGAATCTCTGATTTAAAATTTCACAATCCATCCATGCAAGCAGTTGCTAAAATTTCTTCAGTTCTGTATTTTGATCACTGTTGATTATTTTCATGTATGTTGCAccggccaaaaaaaaaggatttcgGCACCAAAGGACATGCTGATAGACATCTTCCTGACGGGAAGGAAAAGGTGGCACTCTGTCAAG carries:
- the LOC100839634 gene encoding splicing factor U2af large subunit B; protein product: MDNYPRNNPPWTYDDSQPWIPFFYQSPYDARADGTPVPGIMYYRPHPPRQPEQSRPAPVLEDGATKVVCLAQMISADAEDLRDDELYEDLVDEVEDEAWKFGHLMSVVIPRPGHAPAAAAGVGRVFLEYADLEGSDRCKTKLHWRWFGGRRIVAAFYPKDKFAGGDYDVPVDENSAP
- the LOC104585147 gene encoding B3 domain-containing protein Os03g0620400 isoform X1, translated to MQQVERSKQCCKKSKAPVEMSNPCECCKSKVKFMTQMHGNFKDSMVIPEWIVNHFGGKISGTIKLEAPNGQIHDVGVAKEMNRTVLQSGWEAFVDVNQIQENFSLMFRWIGRSCLKVTIFDANGEERISCCAGMKHPTYVEKASTNCADISSNSHDGTAQSSDSDGHCREQGNKPAVESSCDEFSDYSPSESESMESDDLRLSKDYVLSGRCYLTEEQEDEINAFVRKIKPEIPLLVVMMKKTPMLAITKDYARAYFPHKNQSVTLKLPENSKNWRCRFCVRPGGRGHHLYLSKFVHDNLLREGDLCLFQPMTGVKATKFTFMFHLLGRAGKADIDSNHGSFKKKKKFLTDHQETSSKIHYILSGRCQLDKEDEVGIEALIAELQPEIPLLVVRMLKSSVNGPHACLVISKGYATAHFPSESQTITLQLPGGKKKWHPRFYIRRGNSAYVLYGQWIDFARDNRLCKEDLCLLQPIIKGKGRRFTVMVHLLPKARSTSRSKGRDGVLGLNSGGTETSDDSNISGYVLLGSSARLTSAQESIVAEKVKSIQSQAPIYVAAIDKSNYSNSLDFGTKGHADRHLPDGKEKVALCQAGWNKEWRVKMHNKRMLPGGGWREFTIDNRLQDGDLCLFELLKIEGLAMAVHIIRTEQYS
- the LOC104585147 gene encoding B3 domain-containing protein Os03g0620400 isoform X3, which translates into the protein MRLIFLCTCKAPVEMSNPCECCKSKVIPEWIVNHFGGKISGTIKLEAPNGQIHDVGVAKEMNRTVLQSGWEAFVDVNQIQENFSLMFRWIGRSCLKVTIFDANGEERISCCAGMKHPTYVEKASTNCADISSNSHDGTAQSSDSDGHCREQGNKPAVESSCDEFSDYSPSESESMESDDLRLSKDYVLSGRCYLTEEQEDEINAFVRKIKPEIPLLVVMMKKTPMLAITKDYARAYFPHKNQSVTLKLPENSKNWRCRFCVRPGGRGHHLYLSKFVHDNLLREGDLCLFQPMTGVKATKFTFMFHLLGRAGKADIDSNHGSFKKKKKFLTDHQETSSKIHYILSGRCQLDKEDEVGIEALIAELQPEIPLLVVRMLKSSVNGPHACLVISKGYATAHFPSESQTITLQLPGGKKKWHPRFYIRRGNSAYVLYGQWIDFARDNRLCKEDLCLLQPIIKGKGRRFTVMVHLLPKARSTSRSKGRDGVLGLNSGGTETSDDSNISGYVLLGSSARLTSAQESIVAEKVKSIQSQAPIYVAAIDKSNYSNSLDFGTKGHADRHLPDGKEKVALCQAGWNKEWRVKMHNKRMLPGGGWREFTIDNRLQDGDLCLFELLKIEGLAMAVHIIRTEQYS
- the LOC104585147 gene encoding B3 domain-containing protein Os03g0620400 isoform X4, which translates into the protein MSNPCECCKSKVIPEWIVNHFGGKISGTIKLEAPNGQIHDVGVAKEMNRTVLQSGWEAFVDVNQIQENFSLMFRWIGRSCLKVTIFDANGEERISCCAGMKHPTYVEKASTNCADISSNSHDGTAQSSDSDGHCREQGNKPAVESSCDEFSDYSPSESESMESDDLRLSKDYVLSGRCYLTEEQEDEINAFVRKIKPEIPLLVVMMKKTPMLAITKDYARAYFPHKNQSVTLKLPENSKNWRCRFCVRPGGRGHHLYLSKFVHDNLLREGDLCLFQPMTGVKATKFTFMFHLLGRAGKADIDSNHGSFKKKKKFLTDHQETSSKIHYILSGRCQLDKEDEVGIEALIAELQPEIPLLVVRMLKSSVNGPHACLVISKGYATAHFPSESQTITLQLPGGKKKWHPRFYIRRGNSAYVLYGQWIDFARDNRLCKEDLCLLQPIIKGKGRRFTVMVHLLPKARSTSRSKGRDGVLGLNSGGTETSDDSNISGYVLLGSSARLTSAQESIVAEKVKSIQSQAPIYVAAIDKSNYSNSLDFGTKGHADRHLPDGKEKVALCQAGWNKEWRVKMHNKRMLPGGGWREFTIDNRLQDGDLCLFELLKIEGLAMAVHIIRTEQYS
- the LOC104585147 gene encoding B3 domain-containing protein Os03g0620400 isoform X2, which translates into the protein MSNPCECCKSKVKFMTQMHGNFKDSMVIPEWIVNHFGGKISGTIKLEAPNGQIHDVGVAKEMNRTVLQSGWEAFVDVNQIQENFSLMFRWIGRSCLKVTIFDANGEERISCCAGMKHPTYVEKASTNCADISSNSHDGTAQSSDSDGHCREQGNKPAVESSCDEFSDYSPSESESMESDDLRLSKDYVLSGRCYLTEEQEDEINAFVRKIKPEIPLLVVMMKKTPMLAITKDYARAYFPHKNQSVTLKLPENSKNWRCRFCVRPGGRGHHLYLSKFVHDNLLREGDLCLFQPMTGVKATKFTFMFHLLGRAGKADIDSNHGSFKKKKKFLTDHQETSSKIHYILSGRCQLDKEDEVGIEALIAELQPEIPLLVVRMLKSSVNGPHACLVISKGYATAHFPSESQTITLQLPGGKKKWHPRFYIRRGNSAYVLYGQWIDFARDNRLCKEDLCLLQPIIKGKGRRFTVMVHLLPKARSTSRSKGRDGVLGLNSGGTETSDDSNISGYVLLGSSARLTSAQESIVAEKVKSIQSQAPIYVAAIDKSNYSNSLDFGTKGHADRHLPDGKEKVALCQAGWNKEWRVKMHNKRMLPGGGWREFTIDNRLQDGDLCLFELLKIEGLAMAVHIIRTEQYS